A window of Cyclopterus lumpus isolate fCycLum1 chromosome 10, fCycLum1.pri, whole genome shotgun sequence genomic DNA:
ATTTTCAGCACAATGACTATGTATACACTGGGTGAGTTGACATGGTCAGGGTTTTATTGTGTTGGTCATTTTGAGGAAATGTCACCCTCTGAACTGAGTGAATTGCAGATGAATTAAGTCTGATTGTGTCTCGGAAAGGCCGATTGCCACCCGATACGAGTTGGAAGCAATGTGTGAAAGGGTGATACTTGTCATGCAAATCAAACACAAACTGAGTGTCCTCTCTTGGCATCATGACGTAAGCCTGTGTGTCGACAGCTCTCAGGAAAGCAAAAAGAGTTCAATGAGGAGGGCTATTTGCcccagaaacgcacacacaatcacatcCTCTCAGATTATTTGcatctttcttttctcacaTCTATACATTTGAGAACGGCCAGTGACAACTTCCTGCACTGTGACACACATCTGCAGCGGGTTAGCAGCCGCACAACTGGACAATCTAACTTCTgacaacacacatgcaaaggCCCACTGTAGAAAACATTCATGTCACACGCTCAAAGTAAGCATGAACTCACAGCCCGCGGCAGCCCCCTCGGCGTCCCACCCTACCTTCGGTGTGGCAAGTGGAGGACAGGATGGTGCTCGGAGGGCGGAAGAGGTACGGGAGATAACGGGAAAAACATTTCATCTTCTTTTCCGATGCTTGCCGACGGGTGAAGAGCGTTGCGTTGCTGGGCTCCACATCCGCACTGCCGCCGCGACAGCAAGCCAGAGAGGAACCGGTGGGGTGCGGGAGGGGAAAGAGGCTCTCTGTCCGCGGCGCAGGGGGCTATGACAGCATCACTTTCCGCAGGGAGACAGCGCAGCCAGGCAGGCAGGCTCCGGTGAAACTGCGCGCCGCCCGGGGAGCAAACAGCGCACAATGTCAGCGCACCTCACGCTTCCGTGTCCGCAGCTCACTCCGTGAAGAGAGTTGTTCGTCTCTGTCCTCTCCGAAGGGAGGTCAATGTATGTGTGGTCTGCCGGTGTAAcccccccgcccacacacacacacacacacacatacacacacccttcGTGTCTGTGCCAGTTtattggagtaaaaaaaaaaagaagctattatAGATGAGTATGTTGTTTCCGCATGAATCTGAACTGTTAATTATTAAATCTATCAtccataaatataaataatatattctaAGTGGTCGGAAAACCGCAGAGAGTAAAACACagtagtttactgtgtgtgaTGAGCATAGGACATAACTTGATGAATCACAGACAAAACTTGTTTCCAGCTGAACAgattattgattgattgtgtTGGCGCCATCTTGTGGTCATCTGGATGGACAGCAAAGTATAATGAGGCAaacaatcaaatataaataaaaaacagtgatcataataatcataaaaagTGATCAAATCATAATACCAGTGAAAGATGTTCTGGTCAAATTAATGCTTTAAACTTTAACGTGTGGTGATAATGTCATACCAtaaaacgttgtttttttattgttatcaaAATGTAAGAAATTGTTTAAAATCCCGACTCGAATTCAACTATTATCACTACACGCAACATTGTTGAAATATTAATGATAAAAAGGTAAATGCtcgtgttttttatttttgactgcGATAagtgtgtattttctttccatTCTGAATGAATCTCGCGAGACTTGAGTGTGAACTAAGGCCGCCGGAAGTACTTTGTGACTCTCTTTTCCGCCGGCCTTAGAGGAGCGAACGGCAGGGTAAGATTTCCTGGCAGATTATTTCACTAAAGTTATCGCCATCCATCCTCCTTTCGATGTCGCTGCGTATCCATGTAAACGTCTAAACACCTCGTGAACACTGTCTCCATTAAACGACGGCCACTATTGAACCCATATTGATGATAGATGGCTAGTTAAAACCTCTCTACTTGCTTCCCCTGGTCGGTCCCAGTCTCCGCATGTCGGCTCCGGCTAGTGACGGCGCTCGTTTCTTGGTACTCGCGACTCTCACTCGGCTCCTTCGCGGTTAATGTTTATTCTGTGTAGTTTGCAGCTCGCTCGGTTGTGTTACCGACTTACTGTCGGTACACAAACGCGTTCGCTCCTGTCCGTCGGTTGTATTGTGCTAATCAAGTAGCATCCTGTTTGCTAGTTTAGCACACCGCTAGCAGACCAGGAGCGTAGTTGTTTGTGTAGTACAATGATTTTCGGTACTCTTTAGGGTTCAGGTGTGCAGAGAAACTACAGTTCCTCAGACGTGTTGATACTGGCTCTTTGCAGATTAGCATCTATTTGCTCCTTGCGCTTGCAGGAGCCACGTTTTCACCAGTTTCGGAGTGACTTGTCAACAACCGCATGTTGTCTATCCTGTAGATGTAGTCCTCGACTGTTTAAtaacctgtgttttttttgtgctcagCATCATGAAGCTCAATCCATTCGTAACATCCTCCCGCCGCAAGAACCGCAAGAGGCATTTCAATGCCCCCTCACACATCAGGAGAAAGATCATGTCTTCTCCCCTGTCCAAGGAGCTCCGCCAGAAGTACAACGTGAGGTCCATGCCCATCCGCAAAGATGACGAAGTCCAGGTATTGTAGTTTGAACTGCTGAAAGTGTGCCATAAGTGTCTTAAGAGTATGCTGCACATGCTTGACTTGATTGTGTTGTTCACACACAGGTTGTCCGTGGACACTACAAAGGCCAGCAGATTGGCAAAGTAGTCCAGGTCTACAGGAAAAAGTACGTCATCTACATTGAGCgtgtgcagagagagaaggcCAACGGAACCACAGTCCACGTCGGCATCCACCCGAGCAAGGTGAGATCCCTTGTGTATATCCTCACATTGGCGTGCCGCCCCCTGTGTACAATGTTATATTATTCAACA
This region includes:
- the rpl26 gene encoding 60S ribosomal protein L26 translates to MKLNPFVTSSRRKNRKRHFNAPSHIRRKIMSSPLSKELRQKYNVRSMPIRKDDEVQVVRGHYKGQQIGKVVQVYRKKYVIYIERVQREKANGTTVHVGIHPSKVVITRLKLDKDRKKILERKGQVSC